Below is a window of Lacrimispora xylanolytica DNA.
ACTGATTCCTGATATGGAAAAGCCGGAAAAGCTGTCCGGTCAGGTAACGGAGGCAGTCATAAGCCGTTTAAAGGATTCTTATCCCGAAGCCGAAATCGCAGAGGCATTGGAGGAAATCCAGTATCTCATCGATGCAGGGGAATTATTCTCAAAAGATGTTTACCATGATTACATAGTAGATTTTAAAAAGAGAAAGACAGTCGTAAAAGCGCTCTGTTTACATATTGCTCATGACTGCAATCTGGCTTGCCAATATTGCTTTGCAGAAGAAGGGGAATACCACGGCCGCCGCGCCCTCATGTCCTTTGAGGTAGGAAAAAAGGCGATTGATTTCCTTCTTCTAAATTCCGGCAACCGCAAAAACTTGGAAATAGACTTCTTTGGCGGCGAACCATTGATGAACTGGGAAGTTGTAAAGCAGATTGTTGAATACGGACGCTCAAAAGAGAAAGAATATAATAAGAACTTCCGTTTCACCATGACAACCAACGGCGTTCTTTTAAATGACGAAATCATGGAGTACTGTAATAAGGAAATGAGCAATGTGGTCTTAAGCCTCGACGGACGTAAGGAAGTCAACGACAAGATGCGTCCTTTCCGTAACGGAAAGGGAAGCTACGAATTAATCGTACCCAAATTCCAGAAATTTGCAAAGCTTCGTGAAAACAAGGATTATTATATCAGAGGAACCTTTACCAGAGAAAATATGGATTTTGCAAAAGACGTTCTGGAATTTGCAGATTTAGGCTTTAAGAGCATGTCCATCGAGCCGGTAGTGGCACAGGCAGAAGAGTATTATGCCATTCGGGAAGAGGACATTCCTCAGATTCTTGAAGAATACGACAACCTTGCAGTGGAATACATCAAACGTCATAAAGAAGGCAAAGGCTTTAATTTCTTCCATTTTAACATTGATTTACAGCAGGGACCATGTGTGGCAAAGCGACTTGCCGGCTGTGGTTCCGGTACAGAGTATTTGGCTGTAACTCCATGGGGCGATTTCTATCCCTGCCATCAGTTCGTAGGACAAGATGATTACCTTCTTGGAAATGTAGACGAAGGTCTGCTGAATACAAAAGTACGGGATGAATTTAAGCTTTGCAACGTATATGCAAAGGACAAATGCCAGGACTGCTTTGCAAGATTTTATTGCAGTGGCGGCTGTGCAGCCAATTCCTATAACTTCCATGGTAATATTACAGATGCATACGATATCGGATGCGAGATGGAAAAGAAGCGGGTGGAATGTTCCATTATGATCAAGGCTGCGCTGGCAGAAGAATAAGAATCAATTACCCGCTGTGTAACTGAAAACTCAGAAACAAAAGTAAGGGACTATCAATGAAGTATACTTTAATAAAAAAGGATGGCAGGGCCAAACGTGCAGAGGTCACCACAGTCCATGGCACCATTCAGACCCCTGTATTCATGAATGTAGGCACGGTTGCAGCCATTAAAGGCGCTGTATCCACCGATGATTTACGGGAGATTAAGACTCAGGTGCAGCTGTCAAACACCTACCACCTTCACGTACGTACCGGAGATAAGCTGATCAGGCAGTTTGGCGGCTTGCACCAGTTCATGAACTGGGATCGCCCCATCCTTACGGATTCCGGTGGATTCCAGGTATTCTCCTTAACCGGATTAAGAAAGATAAAAGAAGAAGGTGTTTATTTCCAGTCTCATATCGATGGACATAAGATCTTCATGGGACCAGAAGAGAGCATGCAGATTCAGTCAAACCTTGGCTCAACCATTGCCATGGCCTTTGATGAATGCCCGCCTCACCCTGCCACCAGGGAGTATATGCAAAACAGCGTAGACAGAACCACCAGATGGCTGGAGCGCTGCCGCACCGAGATGGCAAGGCTTAACTCCCTTCCGGAGACCATTAATAAAGAACAGCTTTTATTTGGGATTAACCAGGGAGGAACCTATGAGGATATTCGTATCGCTCATGCAAAAACCATTTCTGCCATGGATTTAGACGGCTATGCCCTTGGCGGACTTGCCGTTGGAGAAAGCCATTTTGAGATGTACCGAATATTAGACGAAACCGTTCCCTATCTTCCGGAAAATAAGCCAACTTATCTCATGGGCGTAGGAACTCCGGCAAACATCTTAGAAGCCGTAGATCGGGGCGTGGATTTCTTTGACTGTGTCTATCCTTCAAGGAACGGACGTCATGGACATGTCTACACCAACAAAGGAAAGCTGAATCTGTTTAACAGTAGGTTTGAGCTGGATGCCAAACCAATTGAAGAAGGCTGTCAGTGTCCTGCCTGTCGTTCCTATAGCAGAGCCTATATCAGACATCTTTTAAAGGCAAAAGAAATGCTCGGCATGAGATTATGTGTCTTGCATAATTTGTATTTTTATAATACAATGATGGAAGAGATTCGTGACGCGATTGACAATCAGTGTTATGGGGAATATAAGGAAAGAAAGCTTGCCGGAATGACGGAAGCTCAATCCTAAAAGCTGGACA
It encodes the following:
- the scfB gene encoding thioether cross-link-forming SCIFF peptide maturase, with product MIHQYINNGFHIILDVNSGAVHSVDAVMYDAVAAAKELIPDMEKPEKLSGQVTEAVISRLKDSYPEAEIAEALEEIQYLIDAGELFSKDVYHDYIVDFKKRKTVVKALCLHIAHDCNLACQYCFAEEGEYHGRRALMSFEVGKKAIDFLLLNSGNRKNLEIDFFGGEPLMNWEVVKQIVEYGRSKEKEYNKNFRFTMTTNGVLLNDEIMEYCNKEMSNVVLSLDGRKEVNDKMRPFRNGKGSYELIVPKFQKFAKLRENKDYYIRGTFTRENMDFAKDVLEFADLGFKSMSIEPVVAQAEEYYAIREEDIPQILEEYDNLAVEYIKRHKEGKGFNFFHFNIDLQQGPCVAKRLAGCGSGTEYLAVTPWGDFYPCHQFVGQDDYLLGNVDEGLLNTKVRDEFKLCNVYAKDKCQDCFARFYCSGGCAANSYNFHGNITDAYDIGCEMEKKRVECSIMIKAALAEE
- the tgt gene encoding tRNA guanosine(34) transglycosylase Tgt; this encodes MKYTLIKKDGRAKRAEVTTVHGTIQTPVFMNVGTVAAIKGAVSTDDLREIKTQVQLSNTYHLHVRTGDKLIRQFGGLHQFMNWDRPILTDSGGFQVFSLTGLRKIKEEGVYFQSHIDGHKIFMGPEESMQIQSNLGSTIAMAFDECPPHPATREYMQNSVDRTTRWLERCRTEMARLNSLPETINKEQLLFGINQGGTYEDIRIAHAKTISAMDLDGYALGGLAVGESHFEMYRILDETVPYLPENKPTYLMGVGTPANILEAVDRGVDFFDCVYPSRNGRHGHVYTNKGKLNLFNSRFELDAKPIEEGCQCPACRSYSRAYIRHLLKAKEMLGMRLCVLHNLYFYNTMMEEIRDAIDNQCYGEYKERKLAGMTEAQS